In Aerococcaceae bacterium zg-252, the genomic window CTATACCTATGATTATTCCAAAACTTTTCCTCCTGATAACGTGTTACTCTATAATTTCCTCCGTGGGTATGACTAGTTAAATCATGCATGGGCATCTCACCCGCTGTCCTTTTACGCTGGCAGCCTGAACGTTCAGAAGTATCATTGTCCTTATTTGTGGTCATGGCAGATAGAGAACCACTCTATTTTATAGCTAATAATCTTCTATCCTATCACAGCGTATCTCACTAAATTGCTCGACAAATAAGAAAGTCCCACCTCGGTTTATTCAATTGTCAATGAACAAATCAAGGAGAGACTATTTTATTTTATGTTTTATCCTATCTGGACAATCTGTTAACCCTAATAGGTAATCTGTACTAACGTTATAGAGTTTAGAAAGTTGCACTAGAACATTTGCCGTTAAGGCAACCTCTCCTCTCTCAATTTTTGCATAATTTGTATGAGAGAAGGAAAGTAAATTTGCAACAAACTTTTGAGTGAAATCGTGATCTTCCCTCAAATCCCTTATCCGTTGGTACATCTAGCTTTCTCCTAAGAAAAGTATATGTTACTTTCAGAAAAAAGCTGGGAAATTGTCATAATATGACAGTAATTATTGCGTCATTCCTATATTATGATAATAGCCCATGCAAATTCATCATTTAAATTTGCAAGAAAGTTATTGTTCTATTCTTTATGTAAATCAGACTTACTATCATTTCAAGGACAAATCGAAAATCAGCATAGCGATTATTTTATGAATCTGAGTTTCATTTTATCTACTATGTTGAAGAACTACACAAAAAATTTATCATCACGTTATTCATTATTCTCCAATTTCTTAACAGTTAACCAATAAAAAATGAAACTAAACAAGGAGTTTACTGTAATAAATAACATAAACTCTAAAAATGACATATCATTCAATACCCTACTTCGTAAACCAATCATCGGCTGAGAATATGGAAATAATTGATTAATAAAACCACCTAGCATAATAAAAATAAAACCTGAGAAGGAACCAATTGCTGCAACTCCAACCGATTTAGCAAAATTCTTAGTTTTTGCCATAAGATAACTGTGAATCATCAAAACAGAACTTGAACCAATAACTGATAATATTGTAGCTCTCAAAAATAATAATAAATCTTCTATTTGAAATGGAATTTGACTAAGATAAAGAGTTAATAAATAGATAGCAAACAGCACTGCTTGAATTACAGATACCAAAAACAAAGCTAATAAAAACTTACTTAGTACCATCTTCTTAACTGATACTTGATTAGATCGTAGCATTTCAAGTGTTTTTCGTTCAAATTCAGGAAGGATAATTAGACCTGAGAATATAGCTAACATAGCTGGAAAAAGTAACTGCCCGTTATAAAAAGTCAGCTGTCCCCAAAGAACCCTACTCATCTGTTCTTCAATCAACACATCGTAGTTCAAGAAAAAATTAGCTAATCCAATAAAACTGGATAAAGCAAGAAAAATAAGACCAATAGCTAAAATAACGACTTTACGACTCTTAATCCACTCAGCTTTAAAATAATCAATCATAATTTTCCTCCTTCTTTTTAACCAATAAGTACTTAATAATAAAATAGACAAATATACAATAAAATAGATAGATAAGATAGTTGAGTGGTACACTCTTGTCCCAAACAAATATGTAATCTAATTTATCTCCATAATGTAAAACTTTTATGCGATAAAGTGCAAGGAAACTTGAACCCCCGAAAGGAAAGATTAGATTTAACCATTTAGATGCTTCGGATAGAACCATCCCTAAAAAACCTGATACAAATCCAATTCCTAAAACCATACCATGTTTTTCTAATATCATAGATAGAAATAGAAAAAAAGTAATTAAAGTAAAACTAGCCATCGTCAAACCTACAACTTGTAATAGTAAATTTGAAACAGCAACATCTATACCGTATCTAACAGCATTTAAATATACAATCAATACTTGTACTACATTCAATAATAGAAAAACAGTATTCGTAAAAATAAGCTTTCGTTTGAAAATGGTTATAAGATTTATATTATTCGCTTCTTGTAGTTTAAATGTATTTCCTTCTTTTTCGTTACTAACAATTCGGGATACAAAAAGACTAATCGCAATTGGTAAAAAAATAGGAGTAGCTTGTAAATTATTGAAAAATAATCCAATTGTCCTTAACTTTGGTACATCTATGCTTCTTGATGCTGCTAGTAATGACCAAGTTACTGCTACAAACATCATCAAAAACGATATCATAAATGACTTTGTTCGTTTACTCTTCAATAATTCGATTTGTAATACCTTTATCATTTTAAGCCTCCTTCGTTAACGAAAGGAAAATATCTTCTAGGGTCTCACTTTCTCTAACCACTCGGAAAATACGGTATCCGTTTTCTGTCAAATAGCTCACCACATTAGCTAATTGATTATTATCAATATTACTTAATTTTACATGACTTGCGGAGGCACTCAAAATTTCTACAGTTCCTAGTTCAACTAAAGTGTGAACAATATTACTCTGTGAAAAATCACCACCAATCTCAATCCAAGTATTTGATTTAATAGCTTCAATTTCTCCTTCATAAACTAGACGACCATGATTGATAATACCCACTCGATCTGCAATATGTTCAATTTCTGAAAGAATATGACTAGAAATAAAGACTGTCAGACCTTTTTCTTTGGCTAACTCAACAATCAATTCACGAATTTCATGAATACCTGCTGGATCAAGACCATTAGTAGGCTCATCTAATAATAAGATTTTAGGCTTTTTTACTAATGCAAATGCTAAAGAAAGACGTTGTTTCATACCTAGAGAATAGGCCTTAACTAATTTTTTTCGATTTTTTTCATCAGCTAATCCAACAAGTTCCAATGTTGGCCAGATATT contains:
- a CDS encoding helix-turn-helix transcriptional regulator, which gives rise to MYQRIRDLREDHDFTQKFVANLLSFSHTNYAKIERGEVALTANVLVQLSKLYNVSTDYLLGLTDCPDRIKHKIK
- a CDS encoding ABC transporter permease, giving the protein MIDYFKAEWIKSRKVVILAIGLIFLALSSFIGLANFFLNYDVLIEEQMSRVLWGQLTFYNGQLLFPAMLAIFSGLIILPEFERKTLEMLRSNQVSVKKMVLSKFLLALFLVSVIQAVLFAIYLLTLYLSQIPFQIEDLLLFLRATILSVIGSSSVLMIHSYLMAKTKNFAKSVGVAAIGSFSGFIFIMLGGFINQLFPYSQPMIGLRSRVLNDMSFLEFMLFITVNSLFSFIFYWLTVKKLENNE
- a CDS encoding ABC transporter permease, yielding MIKVLQIELLKSKRTKSFMISFLMMFVAVTWSLLAASRSIDVPKLRTIGLFFNNLQATPIFLPIAISLFVSRIVSNEKEGNTFKLQEANNINLITIFKRKLIFTNTVFLLLNVVQVLIVYLNAVRYGIDVAVSNLLLQVVGLTMASFTLITFFLFLSMILEKHGMVLGIGFVSGFLGMVLSEASKWLNLIFPFGGSSFLALYRIKVLHYGDKLDYIFVWDKSVPLNYLIYLFYCIFVYFIIKYLLVKKKEENYD
- a CDS encoding ABC transporter ATP-binding protein; the protein is MKNMIELRQLSKVYKDITTVDIEKITVREGEIYGFLGPNGAGKTTTMKMILSLVDPTSGEIFVNKKDIRKDKNYLSQIGSMIEEPSYYPNLTGYENLLVFQKMVGFDKNNIWPTLELVGLADEKNRKKLVKAYSLGMKQRLSLAFALVKKPKILLLDEPTNGLDPAGIHEIRELIVELAKEKGLTVFISSHILSEIEHIADRVGIINHGRLVYEGEIEAIKSNTWIEIGGDFSQSNIVHTLVELGTVEILSASASHVKLSNIDNNQLANVVSYLTENGYRIFRVVRESETLEDIFLSLTKEA